In Quercus lobata isolate SW786 chromosome 12, ValleyOak3.0 Primary Assembly, whole genome shotgun sequence, a genomic segment contains:
- the LOC115972022 gene encoding uncharacterized protein LOC115972022 — MDKDDTVHVKKESKKKSTSPVQDKMHQDDTVPIKREFKTVSPSPIQDTIENDHNVHMVGLSKSIQKPGNKTDLSRNVDVDMLQLTFPHNDRIIASCVTHSAKSKVTKSLKRSPIVTSQVVVPNLKKMKKIKDTSQVNPLMCTLIN; from the exons ATGGACAAAGATGATACAGTTCATGTTAAAAAAGAATCTAAGAAAAAGTCTACATCTCCAGTTCAAGACAAAATGCACCAAGATGATACAGTACCCATTAAAAGAGAATTTAAGACGGTGTCACCATCTCCAATACAAGACACAATAGAGAATGACCACAATGTTCACATGGTTGGGCTAAGCAAATCCATACAAAAACCTGGTAACAAAACAGACCTATCTCGTAATGTG GATGTGGATATGCTACAATTAACTTTCCCACATAACGATAGAATTATTGCATCATGTGTTACACATTCTGCCAAGAGTAAAGTCACCAAATCTCTAAAACGTAGCCCAATTGTCACCTCCCAAGTTGTAGttccaaatttgaaaaagatgaaaaaaatcaaagatacGTCCCAGGTGAATCCTTTAATGTGTACATTAATAAATTAG
- the LOC115970206 gene encoding uncharacterized protein LOC115970206 encodes MCPNIEIKGHSTIPPKKGVLYINKKSKHSSRFSTFLLSHVCFSTSLLRLFAHCFVCLSKQNPQIIDTTSTAQPTNPLEPGAPTNTQSPAHPQPQIRGASSHPIHSSAPLSSLFSSNPYSNQQRTHIQSNLVALHLFPDDSAALLLIHSKSAAPPTIFRSMGRVKNIEEQDAIEEQDALQVRPLKRPLGAFIIYYCFILNTLKLKLTLNMFPNDFDHIFVFGEKRKLSKGC; translated from the exons ATGTGTCCAAACATAGAAATTAAGGGTCATTCTACCatacccccaaaaaaaggg gttttatatataaacaaaaaatcaaaacattcatcACGCTTTTCAACCTTTCTCCTGTCTCACGTTTGCTTCTCTACCTCTCTACTGCGTTTGTTTGCTCATTGCTTTGTTTGCCTCTCTAAACAAAACCCTCAAATCATTGATACCACATCTACAGCACAACCCACAAATCCCTTAGAGCCCGGCGCACCCACAAACACTCAGAGCCCGGCGCACCCACAACCTCAAATCAGAGGCGCTTCTTCTCATCCAATCCACTCGTCAGCGCCACTCTCTAGCTTATTCTCTTCCAATCCATATTCAAATCAGCAGCGCACTCATATCCAATCCAACTTGGTGGCGCTTCATCTCTTCCCGGATGACTCGGCGGCGCTTCTTCTCATCCATTCTAAATCGGCTGCGCCACCCACAATCTTCAG GAGTATGGGGAGAGTGAAGAACATTGAAGAGCAAGATGCCATTGAAGAGCAAGATGCTCTCCAAGTTAGGCCCCTGAAAAGACCACTTGGagcatttataatttatta ttgttttattttgaacacGTTAAAGTTGAAATTGACGTTGAACATGTTTCCAAACGACTTCGACCACATATTTGTTTTTGGGGAAAAGAGGAAGTTAAGCAAAGGTTGCTGA